A single window of Rhodamnia argentea isolate NSW1041297 chromosome 5, ASM2092103v1, whole genome shotgun sequence DNA harbors:
- the LOC115751468 gene encoding uncharacterized protein LOC115751468 → MGEARGSSLVYLLLIVLSLVAFGFAIAAERRRSTGRIIENERTNATYCVYNSDVATGYGVGGFLFLLSSESLLMGVTKCMCFGRPLNPGEHRAWSIIYFVSSWATFLVAEACLIAGATKNAYHTKYRGMIYAQNLSCDALRKGVFIAGAVFVVVTMILNIYYYMYFTKAVTTPPSHKVKRTSSNIGMAGYA, encoded by the exons atgggGGAAGCGAGAGGCTCCTCTTTGGTGTACCTTTTGCTGATAGTTCTTAGTCTGGTTGCTTTTGGGTTCGCCATTGCTGCCGAGAGACGAAGAAGCACT GGAAGGATTATTGAGAATGAGCGTACGAATGCCACATATTGTGTATACAACTCCGATGTTGCTACTGGCTATGGGGTCGGtggtttcttgtttcttctatCAAGTGAATCTCTGCTGATGGGCGTGACAAAGTGCATGTGTTTTGGAAGACCCTTAAACCCGGGAGAGCATCGTGCATGGTCCATCAtatattttgtttcttcatg GGCAACATTTCTCGTGGCCGAAGCATGTTTGATTGCAGGGGCAACAAAAAATGCCTATCACACCAAGTACAGGGGGATGATATATGCCCAGAACCTCTCCTGCGACGCATTGAGAAAAGGCGTGTTCATTGCCGGAGCTGTGTTTGTGGTTGTGACGATGATTCTCAATATCTATTACTACATGTACTTCACCAAGGCTGTTACGACTCCCCCAAGCCACAAAGTGAAGCGCACTAGCTCAAATATAGGAATGGCTGGCTATGCATAA
- the LOC115751476 gene encoding uncharacterized protein LOC115751476, producing MNPCSIQQSAFVSREEMRREAVVCPKPRRLNLLSATIHEHHPVRPFRWHLGSQAELSDLRAGTEVLEIILTKGGNGMEEFSAQMASSPPFFCGSPPSRVANPLIKDDRFGDDSFPPFSPLSPIPAPSGLSSSPSSSSRKGGCVRASFGNKPAVRVEGFDCLNRDRRNCGIPALA from the exons ATGAATCCCTGTTCGATCCAGCAAAGTGCGTTTGTGTCCCGCgaagaaatgaggagagaggcAGTGGTTTGTCCGAAGCCTCGCCGTCTTAATTTATTAAGCGCCACCATCCATGAGCACCACCCAGTCAGGCCCTTCAGATGGCACTTGgg GAGCCAAGCTGAACTAAGCGATCTGAGAGCAGGGACTGAGGTTTTGGAGATCATCCTGACAAAG GGTGGCAATGGTATGGAAGAATTTAGTGCACAGATGGCCTCGTCGCCCCCATTTTTTTGCGGGTCGCCGCCGAGTAGAGTAGCTAACCCATTAATTAAAGATGATCGGTTCGGGGATGATAGCTTCCCCCCGTTCTCACCGCTGTCGCCGATCCCTGCCCCTTCAGGACTGTCCTCATCTCCATCATCGTCCTCAAGGAAAGGAGGCTGCGTTCGCGCGAGTTTTGGGAACAAACCGGCGGTGAGAGTGGAGGGATTTGATTGCCTCAACAGGGACCGCAGGAACTGCGGTATCCCGGCCCTGGCATAG